Genomic DNA from Gossypium hirsutum isolate 1008001.06 chromosome A01, Gossypium_hirsutum_v2.1, whole genome shotgun sequence:
ATCAGCTTCCCACTCTTCAAATTCAGTAGTCGGCTCACCGTACTTACCATCGACATGGTTGTTGCAATACTCGAGGACCTTGGCTAAGATCTTACCGGTGACGATGGGGATAGGGATTTCGCCATCGGCGCAGTCATCTTCGATCATGCACTTGATAGGTTGCAATTTAAGCGCCACCGCTTCGACCACCTCGAAAGTCTCTCCGTCGGAGCTCTTCACTATAATCTTCTTGGAAGTCGACGCCATTGTTGTTGGTTGAAGAAACCCTAATCCAAACAGTGAGCGCGAAAATCGAAGGCTTAAGATTATAAAAAAGTGAGGGAAACTCGTAAGGTATTTATAGATGGATAACTATTAGCATACGTCATTGAATTTAGACCTAATTCCACTCGCACTAGGATTTTAAATACAGTGAATTCTATAATAAAATAACTTCTAGTTGAATTTCAcatgatttgaaattttatatcatacctttaattaattaatacttaTAATTATATTGGTTAAAATTGTTCCACAATTGTTAGTAAAATAAcactaatataaatttttttatattaattacaagATTGAACaagaataatattaatatatataattagaaatagaaaacaaaattaaattgaaatattatattgTTAGTTGAGGCCTGTTTAAATAGTCTTTTTAAGACAGATTTGACCAATTCTTTAGGTGCTAAAGAAAAATCGACTATCTTCCAAGATACATCATTGAAAAGTATATTGAATAATATTCGATATTTCgaaaaagttggaaaatatttttattattaaaaacatcATAATGAGTTAAAGagcaaaattttcaagaaaatttaaagttaatGTCTAATTaactatgtttaaatatttagatAACTAAAAGATTATAAAAGTAGAGGCTCATTGTTGTTGTGGTGTGGTATTGATTCTATATTCGATTTTTGTTGCTATGTGCTCTACTTATTTTGCTGCTGTAAACCGATTTTGTTGGGATTGGTGCAACGCAAGATATGGATTAGAAGTTGTCTTTGTTGCTAAAGCTTGATTGGGGTTCAATTTTTGTGAAATGGTATTTCGTGGTTGTCGTGAGTTTGTCCGATTGATGTCGTGAGGTTCTTATTGTTAGTTTTTCTAGTTCTTGTGAAATGGTCTTTTGGTGGCTGTCGTGAGgtttttattgttgttattgcTGCTGCTAGTTTTTATTCGATTTTAGGTCAGCTCTTTTTGCCCAAATCTGAATGATCCTATGATATTGAAAACTCTATGTAGTGGGCTAAGTTGATTATTGaatgatcaattttttttaaaacattgtaAAAGTAGGGAGCCAAAATATATGATTAGGGGCTAAATCTCAATTTAAATATGGTAGAAGAATCAACATCATAATTTTACAAAAAGGAAATCTTGATAAAGTGTTTCATATAAGAATCTGATTATCTTGTAAAACAAGTGTATTATATTGtaaatattcaattattttacCAACTTTGACAATTATTAttgggataaattttaaaattatatattaactttgattTGAACTTC
This window encodes:
- the LOC107936972 gene encoding SKP1-like protein 1A, which gives rise to MASTSKKIIVKSSDGETFEVVEAVALKLQPIKCMIEDDCADGEIPIPIVTGKILAKVLEYCNNHVDGKYGEPTTEFEEWEADFVKVDQTTLFDLISAANFLEIKSLLDLTCKTVANMMKGKSPVEIRKTFNIKNDFTPEEEEKIRRENAWAFD